GGCTTGGACTGCCTCGTTCGTCAGGCCTTCCTCAATCCGGCTTTTGATCTGGGCCGGTTCATCTTTGACCAAATGGTACGAGACAACCTCATGCCCGAACTGTCTGAGCAGTTTGTGGATGGCTTGCCCACTGGTATCGGTGTCGGGAGTCCGCGTGTCGCTGCAGGTAATCACCATGCACCCAATGGACTTGGGTGCATGGGATTTGTGTTCGTGGTGTGTGGCGCTGGCCATGGCGTAAAAGCTTACTTCCAGACTGAATCAGGATTCAGCTTGGCGACAGGCTTTCCGCCCTTGATATGTTCATCGATGATGGTGGCCACGTCTGCTTCCGTCACCTTGGAGTACCAGGTGGCGTCCGGATAGACGACGACAGTGGGTCCCTGCTCGCAGGGGCCGAGGCAGGAGGAGCCGCTGACGATGACGTCGCCCGGTGTCACACCCTTCTGCATGAGGCCCATGTTAAAGGCCATGAGGAGAGAGGCGGAACCGGCGCTGCCACAGGATGGCTTCGGGTGTCCCGGAGGACGGGAGTTGGTGCAGACGACGATGTGATATTTTGGCTTCGGCATGGATTCTCCTGGTTAAAAGAGCGAATGGCTTATAGCTGATAGCTTATCGTATGAGATCGGATCTGAGTCTGCACCATCAGTGCCTATTCCGGTCCCGCCATCAGCTATATGCTATCGGCCATAGGCTCTTGGTTTATGGCGCTGGCGCGAACGACTTCCACATATCGATGGCTTCTTCCGGCAACTTCCAATGCTTGAGGCCCTTCATGACCCAATCGAGATAATGCGCCTTGGGTTTGAACTTGCCGATCGGGGTGGCGGCATAGGTGGTGACGAGCATTTTTTCGCCGGCTTCGGTCAGCACGGTGACTTGGACCTGGCGAAACGCGCTTGGGGGTACATCCTCTTCGAATAGGTCCATCAGCTTGAGATCTTCGTCGGTCACTTCGAAGACCGCTCCCCAGACCTGTTCTCCCGGAGAGGGGGCCACGCTGGCCAGGCCGCATCGCCATTGCGAGGACCATCGGCAAAACTTGATGGTATGTTCCGGAATAGTGGCGAGCATCAAGAACTGATGCTCCGGCGCGCGACGTTTCAGCTGTGTGGGGTTGAGATGGTCCCCGTAGAGAAAGAATTTCATGGGTATTTACCGCCTCAGGATACAAAGGTGTCGACTAGACCGATATTTGTAACATAACCTCTTTCACGCGCACAAGCCGCATGCGGGGCTGGCGTGCGGACTGGCGGCGGTTCGATTGACTTCGCGTTGCTGCTCTTCCTAAGATGCAACGCGAGGCTGTGCGGTTTTTTTATCCTCTCATCGAACCCCTTGTACAGGATGTCCATGTCACAGAACCATTCGTCCTCTCCTGCTGCCTCTTCTTCGTTCTCGATGGTGAAGGTGATTCACTATACGGTGGTGGCCCTACTGTTATTGGGTGGGCTGTACTATCTCTGGCTGAAGCCTCCGTCGCTCAATCCCATGGCTGATCCTCGGGCTGCCGAGGCCCTCGCGTTGGTGCAAACCCATCGGGCTCTGGGTTATCCCACGATTCTTCAGGCGATGACCGAGCACGTGCGTTCGATGAGCGAGCGTCATCGGGTTGCCCGGTTGGGTGAGTGGCGGGTGAAGCTGGTGGAAGGGGATATGTACGAGATACGGGTTCAGCTACGAGACCAAGGGGTGACGGGTCAATGGTTCGAGCGGGAGTTCATTTGGCATGCCAATCTTGCGGTGAAGAAGGTCAATGCCGCGTCGCTTCCGGCCGACGGAGTGACTCCCAAAGAACCGGATAGTGAACCGGCAGGATTGCTGGCCCCGCCAATGCCTCTCGGCACTCCAGGATACTGAAACAATCCGCCAGTCGGTCTTGTTCATTCGGTCTGTTCGGTCAGTCTCGTCTATTCGGTTGAACCAGAGCGACCAAATGAACCAGATAGACCGAGCCTGTCTCCCGACAGGCTCCTATTTGAAGTGCTCAGGCAACGCGACCTGAACGTGACTCCCTTCGATTCGGACATGACAGCAGGCGACGGTAATGTTCGGATTCTCCGGCCTTGCTCCAGTCTGTACGTCAAATTTCCATCCATGCCAGGGACATTCGACGATGTGGCCCTTCAGATGTCCTTCTCCCAATGGTCCTCCCGCATGCGGGCAGGTGTTGTCGACGGCATAGAAGGATCCGTCGACATTGAAGAGCGCAATCCAGACCCCTTGGATTTCGACGGTCCGTCCGGTTCCCGGAGGAATCTCCTCCACTCTCGCAACGGTCACAAATTCAGGCATGGCGCTGATCTTTCCTGTTGGAGGCCTGGTCGATGAGACGAGCCTGTTTCCTAGACCTGTCAATGACTTGATTTCGACTAAGGCTTATGGCATAGACAAAGGTACGCGTCCTAAGACTAAACCAGCGCCTTCTCACAGAAGGAGCCTCGGTTGGGAATGAGGTTGCTGCATGGAAATGACTCTCCTGCTCAACGCGACGTACGAGCCCCTGCGGGTGGTCCATTGGCAAAAAGCCATTGCGCTCCTCTGGCAGGGCAAAGTTGAAGTCCTCGAGGTCTACGACCGAGAGGTCCATGCGGTGTCGATCTCCTTCAAACTTCCCTCCGTCATGCGGCTCCTCAAGCTGGTTCGCCTCAAGGATGTCCACCGGGCCGTGAAATTCTCCCGCATCAATATTTTCACCCGCGATAGTTATGCCTGCCAATATTGTCGGTTCAAGTTCCGGACCGAGGAACTGACGTTCGATCATGTCGTCCCCATCGCCAAGGGTGGGAGAAAGACCTGGGAGAATATCGTCACCGCCTGTTGGCGTTGCAACAATAAGAAAAGCGGTCGTACTCCCGATGAAGCCGGCATGAAGCTGATGAAGAAGCCGGTCAAGCCACGTTGGAACCCGGTTGTGACGATTACCATCGGGATTCGGAATACGCCAGAAAGCTGGCGCGACTATCTCTATTGGAATATGGAGCTGGACGCCGACCCCGCCGAGACCTAGCCAGGCTGTTGAAACAAGCTTTCAGCGTCGTTCTCGTCTCGAACGCATCCTCAACGTACCCCTGAGGGTACGCCTCCGGTGCGTTCATCGACTGCGGCCTTGCTGCAAACTTGTTTGAACAGCCTGACCGTTATTCAGCATTCTTCTAGTGCACCGTATCTAAGATAATCTCGAAATCCCGTCCGCCCGGTAACGTCGGGTTTTTCGCGTAGCGGCCTTCGATGTCGCCTGGCTGAGCCGGGCCGGCCTGTCCATCTCGGTCCAATCGGGCTACCACATCCAGCATTCCACGCAATTCAGAGCCTTGCACCATCACATCGGCATTGGTGAGTTCAAACGCCACGGGGAACTGCGGATGGTCGATGCGCCTTGCCGCGACGGGCCTTGCCGCGCCTGGCTTCCGGACAATGACGAAGAGCACATCGGTGGGCCGTACCTGATCGGCCAGGGCTGGAGCGATGAGGACATGCCCGGCGACCACGGCTTCACGGGTTTCCGGGTCGCAGCTATGGGCCAGGCCCAGCCAGGCCGCGATCGCGGCGAGGCCGATAATGCTACCGGCCAGTCCAAGTGTGCGTGCGGTATAGGCGGCCATGGGTACGGTTCCTTTACAAAGGTGAAGGGGGCAAACCGGCGCATTATAGCGGGGGCCGGTAGAAAAGGGGAAGGCACGGTTTACGCTGCAAAACAGGGTGTTGTATGATACGCCCCACTATTGAATTGGGAGGAACCACCATGGCTGCAAATTCTGGCTTTCCGTTGTCTCTGGATGTGAAGGGCTACCCGGTGCTTGTGCTCGGGGGAGACGAGGAGGCCTCGGAAAAAACTCAACGGTTGTTGGAAGCGGGGGCGAAGGTGACCGTCGTGGCACCGTCGCTCAACGATACGCTCAAAGATTTGGCTGCGTCGGCGAAGGTGGTTCATCGTGGGCGCCATTTTCGCGACACCGATTTGGAGAGTGCGATTTTGGTGATGAATATGGTGAGAGGGGATCGCGATTTTTCACGCGCGCTCTTCGCGAAGGCACGGGAGAAGAAGTTCCTCTTGTGGTCGGTCGACCAGCCGGAATGTTCAACGGTGACGATGCCGGCGGTTGTGGCGTCCGGTCATCTCCGTGTCGCGATCAGCACGAGCGGGGTGGCTCCGGCTTTGTCAGGTTTCATGAAGGAAGATATGGAAAAGATCTTCGGCGAGGAGTTTGCCGCCTTTGTGGAATGGCTCGGCGAACTTCGGGAGAAGACCAAGGCGAACGAGCCGGAGTTCGAAAAACGTCGGGCTCTGTTGCGTGAGGCCTTGGACGGATTTCGCGTATTAGGGAAGGTCCAGTATCCGAAGGTGTGGTTGGATGAACGTGCGAAGCTTGTAGCGGTGCCTGGGATTAAGGGCGAGGCGTAAACGAGTAACGCCGCCCCAGAGCTGATAGCTGATGGCAACAGCGTAGAGAAGGAGCATTGCGACAACATGGTCTTATTGGAATTCAGTATGTCGCCATTGGGCAAGGGAGAGAGCGTCGGCAAGTATGTGTCACGTTCGCTCGATATTATCGATAAGAGCGGAGTGGACTACCGGTTGAATCCGATGGGGACGGTGCTGGAAGGGGAATGGGATGAGGTCTTTGCCGTCGTCAAGCAATGTTATGTGCGGATGAAGAAAGATTGTGGCCGTATTTCCTGCACGATCAAAGTCGACTACCGGAAAGGTCCCAAGGGCCGGCTCACGAGCAAAGTTGCCAGTGTGGAACGACAACTCAAACGAACAGTGAAAACGTAGCTCTCAAGCGCGGTACAACAGGCCTTACCTCTGTATCTTTCTCGTGACGGCCAGTATCTGAAGGGATACTGGCCGTCACGACGACCAGAACGAAGACCTCCATCTTTTGAACGCAGTTTTCAATATCCCAGCATTTTTAGACGAAACCACGATTCGCGTTGGTCGTGCCTCGCAGGGTATGTGCTTTGCGTTGTCCTGTCGATAGTGCTTACGTAGTTTATCAGTGCCTTGGGAGTATGAACTGGTTTATGCTGTAGGGTATTTTCATGCGGCAAATAACATGGTGGTGATTCACCATAGGGTAGGGAGATGTGGATGGGAAGGATCGCGCAGTTTCGGTGGACAATTCGAAATGGATTATGGAGTCGGATTCTGGCGTTGAAGTTCAGCACCAATCGGGATTTGGATGTGACCCGATGTAGCAAGGACCCTCGCAAGCTGGAGGCAGTTCCCGTCGCGCGGATCTTCCCCCGTATTGCGATTCAGCATGTATTGATCGGCGAACATACGCCACGGGACGAACAATATCCTGTAGTCCGACACCGGATTCGCCGGTTCTTCTCGCGATTGTTCATGCTCCTGAATCGCCTCTTCCCTCCCACGGTACAGGGACTTCCTCCCATCGATGCGAATCCGCAGATGGCGTTGGCCCAGGCCTATACC
This portion of the Nitrospirota bacterium genome encodes:
- a CDS encoding (2Fe-2S) ferredoxin domain-containing protein, whose protein sequence is MPKPKYHIVVCTNSRPPGHPKPSCGSAGSASLLMAFNMGLMQKGVTPGDVIVSGSSCLGPCEQGPTVVVYPDATWYSKVTEADVATIIDEHIKGGKPVAKLNPDSVWK
- a CDS encoding gamma-glutamylcyclotransferase family protein, producing MKFFLYGDHLNPTQLKRRAPEHQFLMLATIPEHTIKFCRWSSQWRCGLASVAPSPGEQVWGAVFEVTDEDLKLMDLFEEDVPPSAFRQVQVTVLTEAGEKMLVTTYAATPIGKFKPKAHYLDWVMKGLKHWKLPEEAIDMWKSFAPAP
- a CDS encoding Rieske 2Fe-2S domain-containing protein; its protein translation is MPEFVTVARVEEIPPGTGRTVEIQGVWIALFNVDGSFYAVDNTCPHAGGPLGEGHLKGHIVECPWHGWKFDVQTGARPENPNITVACCHVRIEGSHVQVALPEHFK
- a CDS encoding HNH endonuclease → MEMTLLLNATYEPLRVVHWQKAIALLWQGKVEVLEVYDREVHAVSISFKLPSVMRLLKLVRLKDVHRAVKFSRINIFTRDSYACQYCRFKFRTEELTFDHVVPIAKGGRKTWENIVTACWRCNNKKSGRTPDEAGMKLMKKPVKPRWNPVVTITIGIRNTPESWRDYLYWNMELDADPAET
- a CDS encoding bifunctional precorrin-2 dehydrogenase/sirohydrochlorin ferrochelatase — its product is MAANSGFPLSLDVKGYPVLVLGGDEEASEKTQRLLEAGAKVTVVAPSLNDTLKDLAASAKVVHRGRHFRDTDLESAILVMNMVRGDRDFSRALFAKAREKKFLLWSVDQPECSTVTMPAVVASGHLRVAISTSGVAPALSGFMKEDMEKIFGEEFAAFVEWLGELREKTKANEPEFEKRRALLREALDGFRVLGKVQYPKVWLDERAKLVAVPGIKGEA
- a CDS encoding MTH1187 family thiamine-binding protein; protein product: MVLLEFSMSPLGKGESVGKYVSRSLDIIDKSGVDYRLNPMGTVLEGEWDEVFAVVKQCYVRMKKDCGRISCTIKVDYRKGPKGRLTSKVASVERQLKRTVKT